From the Deltaproteobacteria bacterium genome, the window GAGGAGGCGCTGCTGGCCGAGGGTGTCCCGCGGGCTCGCATTGCGCTAAGCTGCGCCGCGGACGTGAGGTACGTGGGACAGTTCAGCGAGGTGGAGGTCCCCGTGACGGGAACCGAGTTGACGGAGGACGCCGTGGCCGGTGTGGCGCGTGACTTTCACCGCATTCACGAGATGCTGAACGGCTACAGCATGCCCGAGGCGGCGGCCGAGATCGTGAACCTTCGAGTGGTGGGAAGGGGGCTTGCCGACGCCGCGCCCATGCCCGCCCGGAGCGGCGACGGCGGCGCCTCCCTGACGGGCCGCAGGAACGCGTTTTTTGACGACGAGTTCGTCGAGGTGCCGGTCCACGACGGGCACCGGCTGGCCGCCGGCGAGAACGTGCGCGGCCCCGCCATCGTCGAGCAGGAGACCACGACGGTGGTGCTGCCGCCCGGGTTCCAGCTCGCCTGCGACGCCTACGGCAACTATCTCGTGCACCCCGACACGCACAGCCTTCAGGAGAGCCTGGAACGGCTTCGGCGCGCCGCGAGTGCTTCGCCCGGCTCGACATGATCGAACCCCGCACGACCATGGACCCCATCCTCCTCACGGTCATCACCAACCGTCTCGAGGGCGTGACCCGCGAGATGGGGGCGGGCATGCTGCGCAGTTCGCGCTCGCCCATCTTCGCCGAGAACAAGGACTTCGTCACCGCGGTGTTCGACCGGCGCCTGAGGCTCGTGGCGCAGACCGCCTACATCCCGGTGCTCATGGGCGCGAGTCCGTTCGCGGTGAAGGCCGTCAGCGACCACTTCGGCGACGACGTGGAGCCCGGCGACGTGATGATCCTCAACGATCCCTACCGCGGCAACAACCACGCGCCGGACATTTCGGTGTTGAAGCCGGTGTTCTTCCAGGGGAAGCTCCGGTTCTGGGTGCTCAGCCGGGGGCACCATGCGGACATCGGCGGGGGCGGCGCGGCCGGACGCAACCCGCACGCGGCCACCGCGTGGGAGGAAGGGCTGCGGATACCTCCGGCGAAGCTTTACCGGGGCGGCGTCTACAACCGGGACGTGTGGGAGATCATCCTGCTGAACGTGCGGCTGCGCGCGCTGGTGGAAGGCGACCTCCAGTGCCAGGTGGGCGCGTGCAACGTGGGCGAGCGGGCGCTCGGGCAGATGCTCCAACGGTACGGCTGTGAGAGCGTGGACCGCGCCATCGACGAGGTGCTGGACCGGAGCGAGACGCAGATGCGGGAGCGCATCGCCGCGGTGCCCGACGGCGTTTACCACGCGTCTCGGCAGCTCGACCACGTGCTGGAGGACGGCGACGCCGGCCGGCGGCCGGCGATCCGGCTCCGGGTCCAGGTGGAAGGCGAGGGGCTGCACGTGGACTTCACCGGTTCCGACCCGCAGATCCCCGTCTACTACAACAGCTCCTACGCCAACACGGTCTCGTCCTGCTACATCGGGCTCTTCTCCACCATCGCCCCGGACGTGGGCGTGAACGAAGGCGCCATGCGCCCGGTGTCGGTGACGGCGCCGGAGGGATCGCTGGTCAATCCGCGCGAGGGCGCGCCCACCACCCAGTGCACCGTGGCCACCTGCGCCACCATCGTGGAGGCGGTGTGGATGGCCCTGTCCGAGGCCATGCCGGAGCGGGCGCAGGCGGCCTGGGCGCGCACCAACGCCGGGGCCGGCACCGCCCTCAACCGCAGGACCGGCCGGCCGGGGGCCTTCATCCTCCATTTCGCCAAGGGCGGCGGCGGCGCTACCCACGGCTTCGACGGCTGGAGCCACATCAGCCCGGTGTCGTCCATGGGCGGCAGCCGGGTGCCGGACCCGGAGCTCTACGAGCTGACCTTCCCGCACCGCATCCTCCAGTACGAGTACCGTCCGGACAGCGCCGGCGCCGGCGAGTGGCGCGGCGGCTACGGCGCGGTGTTCGCCGTGCGTTTCAACGAAGAGGGCACCGCGCTGTCCGTGCAGATCGGCAGCGGCACCGAGGAGACGGCGCCCTTCGGGCTGGGCGGCGGCGCCGCGGCGGCACCCGGGACGGTACGCGTGCGCGGGCGGGACGGCCGGGAGTTGGAGTTCCACCGGGCCGCCATGCACCACCCGCGCGCCGGCGATGTCGCCGAGATCCGCTCCGCCGGGGGCGGAGGCTATGGCGATCCCCGCGAACGGCCGGTGGAGGCCGTCCTGGACGATGTGGCCGGCGGGTTGCTGTCGCCCGAGAATGCCCGGTTGCAGTATGGAGTGGTTGTGGACGCCGTTACGGGAGGCGCGGATATGGAAGCGACTCGAAGGTTGCGGGAAGGGCGGCGCGCGGCGGAAGGGGACCCGGGCTCCTGATCGCTTGACCGGCATACCCCGTAAAGGGGCATAATGACCGCGCACGACACGGCGTCATCAAGGAAACTCTGGAAGGGCCAGCAGGAGGGGATCATGTCGAGGATCATCACACGCGCGCTCACGCAGGAACAGGACGGCGTGCCCGGCTTCATCGCTTCGCCGGAACGGTCGGCGCCAGGCCCGGCCCTGCTCATCGTCCATCACCACTACGGCGTCACGGGCCACATCAAGCACATGGCCTGCGAGTTCGCCGAGGCCGGCTACACCGCCATGGTGCCGGCGCTCTACGACATCCTGGGCTTCTCCGACTTCCACGACGTGCAGAAGCAGACCACGGACGGCCGCTTCGTGGAGGTCATCGGCCAAGGCTGGCGCTACCTCTGCGGAAGGGATGATGTGGACGAGAAGCGCGTGGCGGTCATGGGCCTGTGCATGGGCGGGCGCATCGGCATCCACTTCGTCGCGGCGACGCCGCGGGTCGCAGCGTACCTCGGTTACTACCCCTCGGTGCGGGACGAAGGCCCGAGCGAGCTCAGGCCGCGCCACCCCAACGAGTCCGCCCGGGAGATCCACTGCCCGTCCATGATCCTGTTCGGCGGCCATGACCGCGTGGCGCCCGTGCCCGTGCAGGAGAAGCTACGGGCGGCCTTCCTGGAAGGCACGCCGGACGTCGAGTGGCACTTCTTCCCGCCGGCCGGCCACGGCTTCGCCCTGGCCGACGGCGACGCCTACGACCCCGCGCTGGCCAAGCTTACCTGGCCGCTGTCCGTCAACTTCCTCGACCGGGTGCTGGGAGTGGAAGCCGTAGCCACGAGGATGCGTTCGGTCGCTTGAGCCGGACGCCATGCCGACGCCTTCGGGTGCGGCTGCGGTAGGGGCGGGTTTCAAACCGGCCCGCGGCCGTCTCGGTACGCGATCGAGAAGCGCTTCACCGCTCACCCTCCCACCGGCGGCGTGCGCCGGAACCAGCCGGCCGCCTGCTCGTAGGCGTGGGCGGCGCGCAGCACCCGTTTCTCCCGGAAACGCGGCCCCACGAGCTGGAGCCCGATGGGCAGGCCGCCGGAAGAGAAGCCGCAGTTGACGCTCAGGGCCGGCAGCCCGGTGAGGTTGAAGGGGGTGGTGAAGAGCGAGCGGAAGTTCACGCCCGGGCTCTCGAGGCTGATGTCCTGTCCGTCGACTTCCATGACGGCCCGCTTCGATTCGTCGATGGTGGGGGCCGGTACGGCCGCCGTGGGGGCGGCGATGAGGTCCACGGTCCTGAAGACCTCGTCGAACTCCCGGCACAGAAGGCGCCGCAGGCGCTGTGCGGCGACGTAGGCGTCGGCGGGGATCAGCATGGAAGCGATGTTCTGGCGCAGCAGGCGCGGGCTGTAGTCCCGCGGCCGAGCCGTGAGATAGGGCAGGTTCTCCGCCACGTTCTCTGGCCGCGTGATGCAGGGCCAGACGAACCGTGTCGTGTCCAGGAGCGGGACTTCCACCTCCACCAGCCGCACGCCGAGGGATTCGAGCTGCCGTTGCGCCTCTACGAACGCCTCCCGCACCGCCCGGGTCATGTACCGGTCGAAGTAGTCCTTGACGATCCCTACCCGGATCCCTTCGATGCCCGCGTCGAGGCCGTCCTCGTAGTCCGGCACCGGCTCGTCGGCGCTGTTGGGATCCTCCGGGTCTTGGCCCGCGATCGCCTGCAGGATCAACGCGCAGTCCCGCACCGTCTTGCTGAACACCCCCAGGTGGTTGGTGCTGAAGCCGCCGTCGCCGGGCACGTGCCCGAACCGGCTGATGCGCCCATAGGTGGGCTTGAACCCCACCGTGCCGCACAGCGAGGCTGGGTTTCGCACCGACCCGCCGTTGTCCGTGCCGATGGAACCCAGGCACAGGCTCGCGGCCAGCCCCGCCGCCGACCCGCCGCTGGAGCCGCCGGCGATCCGCTCCGTGTCCCACGGGTTCCGGGTGGTGCCGTAGAACGGGTTGATGGTGGTGCCCCCGTTGGCCCACTCGTGCATGTTGGTCTTGCCCAGGATCACCGCCCCCGCCTCTCTGAGCCGCGCCACGGCCGTAGCGTCCGACTCGGGAACGCAGTCCTCCAGCACCTTGGAACCCGCCGTCGTGCGGATGCCCCGCGTCGCGATGTTGTCCTTGATGGACAGGGGAACGCCGTGCAGCGGCCCGCGATACTTGCCGT encodes:
- a CDS encoding hydantoinase B/oxoprolinase family protein, with translation MDPILLTVITNRLEGVTREMGAGMLRSSRSPIFAENKDFVTAVFDRRLRLVAQTAYIPVLMGASPFAVKAVSDHFGDDVEPGDVMILNDPYRGNNHAPDISVLKPVFFQGKLRFWVLSRGHHADIGGGGAAGRNPHAATAWEEGLRIPPAKLYRGGVYNRDVWEIILLNVRLRALVEGDLQCQVGACNVGERALGQMLQRYGCESVDRAIDEVLDRSETQMRERIAAVPDGVYHASRQLDHVLEDGDAGRRPAIRLRVQVEGEGLHVDFTGSDPQIPVYYNSSYANTVSSCYIGLFSTIAPDVGVNEGAMRPVSVTAPEGSLVNPREGAPTTQCTVATCATIVEAVWMALSEAMPERAQAAWARTNAGAGTALNRRTGRPGAFILHFAKGGGGATHGFDGWSHISPVSSMGGSRVPDPELYELTFPHRILQYEYRPDSAGAGEWRGGYGAVFAVRFNEEGTALSVQIGSGTEETAPFGLGGGAAAAPGTVRVRGRDGRELEFHRAAMHHPRAGDVAEIRSAGGGGYGDPRERPVEAVLDDVAGGLLSPENARLQYGVVVDAVTGGADMEATRRLREGRRAAEGDPGS
- a CDS encoding dienelactone hydrolase family protein codes for the protein MSRIITRALTQEQDGVPGFIASPERSAPGPALLIVHHHYGVTGHIKHMACEFAEAGYTAMVPALYDILGFSDFHDVQKQTTDGRFVEVIGQGWRYLCGRDDVDEKRVAVMGLCMGGRIGIHFVAATPRVAAYLGYYPSVRDEGPSELRPRHPNESAREIHCPSMILFGGHDRVAPVPVQEKLRAAFLEGTPDVEWHFFPPAGHGFALADGDAYDPALAKLTWPLSVNFLDRVLGVEAVATRMRSVA
- a CDS encoding amidase, which produces MTDRDLAELTLQDAATQLKGGEISPVELTELMLARIDRLNPELVAYVTVSREEALADARAAEAEIRDGKYRGPLHGVPLSIKDNIATRGIRTTAGSKVLEDCVPESDATAVARLREAGAVILGKTNMHEWANGGTTINPFYGTTRNPWDTERIAGGSSGGSAAGLAASLCLGSIGTDNGGSVRNPASLCGTVGFKPTYGRISRFGHVPGDGGFSTNHLGVFSKTVRDCALILQAIAGQDPEDPNSADEPVPDYEDGLDAGIEGIRVGIVKDYFDRYMTRAVREAFVEAQRQLESLGVRLVEVEVPLLDTTRFVWPCITRPENVAENLPYLTARPRDYSPRLLRQNIASMLIPADAYVAAQRLRRLLCREFDEVFRTVDLIAAPTAAVPAPTIDESKRAVMEVDGQDISLESPGVNFRSLFTTPFNLTGLPALSVNCGFSSGGLPIGLQLVGPRFREKRVLRAAHAYEQAAGWFRRTPPVGG